ACCAAAGGCAATTCTGGCACCTTCGTAAACATTATCACGGGAGTTGGCTGTGTAATCATACCAGCGAGACTTCGGATATAACGCAGAAAACTTCTCTTGAAGATTCTTTCTAGCCGCCGAAGAACTCACATCAGCCAGCACCCGCAACTTGGCGCCGCCGTCCTTTTGTGCCTGACCCAGCACAGTATCTGAATATTCAATAAACGCCTGCCAGTCACGAATATAACGCGCCCCCCCCTTACGCTCGATAACACCGACCGCTCGGTCGGGATCGTACAACGACAGTGTTTCCGATTGGGCAAAAACAGTCGAAGACCCCTTGCTTTGTGGTGAATCAGGATTACCTTCCACCTTAATCGGCCGACCATCAAAGCAGGTTACCAACAGGCTCTCTGCCAACCCGCCCAGCTCCATCAAGGTCGCATACTTTTGCGGCTTGCCAGGAATCAGGCCTTCTGGACGTGACACGCTCGGAGAAATTTTCTCATCTTCCCATCGGCAGCCTGAAACACCAGCCAGAGCAACAGATGCTCCCATTAGCTGCATCCAGCGACGACGCGAAACCCCTTCGGGATATTCGGACGCAGCCACGGGAAACTCTCGATGCAAGATCTCTTCAAACTCCGGCGTGGAATGCAACTCACCCAGACTTCGCCAATACTTTTTATCCACAACCGAACCCCTTAGCGGTGACACGTAGAACAATTAGTAGAAGGATTCAAATTCAGTTCCTCACGAACTTTTTTACCCACTTCGTGCGGATCTCCCTCGGCTTCCCAGTCAAGTTTTGTCACAAACTCGGGCGGACGAAGACTCGGCTCAGGATTTCGATGGCACTCCAGACACCAGCTCATGCTCAACGGCTTTACCTGAGTCACTTTCTCCATCTTATCAACCCGACCATGACAGGAAACACAACTCACGCCACGTCGGACATGAGCACTATGATTAAAATAAACATAATCAGGCAAGTCATGCACACGCCGCCACTGCATCGACTTCCCTGTTGCCTGACTCTCACGAATGGGAGCCAGCTTGGCACTGGTCGAATGAACGGCAACCGTATTCACAACGCCGTTCGCATCAGCGCCACTATGACAATTCAAGCAGGTCGAAGTTGGAGGAATCGCGGCGTGACCGGCGACTTCAACAGTGTTATGGCAATAGCGACAGTCCAGCTTGAGCTTGCCCGCATGCAGTGCATGGCTAAACGGCAAAGGCTGTTCTGGCTGATAACCAACGTCTGTTGTCTCAGGACTGGCCCCATAAGCGACCATTCCAAGCACATACAACACGCCAATTCCACCCAGCGCACCCAGCACTGGTACAATTGCATTTGTCCATTTCGGAAACTGAAAACGATCCATTTTGATATACCTGATAAGACCTTTCGAGCAAGATCACTCCCAAAAAGCAGGACTTGCCTCAGAGATTGATGTGGCAATCGACGGTCAAAGCGGACTTTTCACCTGAGTTTCAGAGAAGAAACCCCATCATCATTTGCAAGAATAGAAGTATGAAGAAAACTAAGCAATCCATTCCCAGCGCACTAGCGGCAAGTTTCTTGGAGTCGGGAGTCGCGCGTTTAGAAATTCTCAATAATGGGGACGGCCCCAAAAACAACTGGTAGAAATTCGCTACAGAACCTCGAGCAATCCCTCCATGGGAACAACTGAGCAAATAGTAACAGAGCACGAATTGCACAGAATACTACTTCTCTTCGATCAACGACTTGACACTCTGATGCCGATTTCCCGACCTCACAATTGAAGACACATACATCCTGTTTTAATCCTCAGATGCGACTCATTGATATCGCCGGCATACAGATGACTTCAGCACACTCACAATCCAGGAAGCAATTTTAAGGCTCTGAACAAAGCCCTCTACCCAACCCCAGCACACCCCAGCACACCCCAGCACACCCCAGCACACCCCAGAATACGAACCTGTATAAATTAGATTCACATCATTCTGAAAAAAGGAACGAATCACGTTGCCTTTCGTGCAGATCGATCTCCATCCTGAAAAAGATCCTAGACAGGATTTTGCGTCCCTGATTCGCTTTCAAGCTGAGCCGACTGGACTTATATCTCCCCAAACAGTTCCCTTCACTGTTCAAACACCAGAATTTGCTCTCTTATTTCAAAATTGAGTACCAATTCCTCCTCTAACTCTATCTTGATTCCACCGACTAAAACCAGCTACACATCTGCCTGATCTCAGACAAAACAAACGGGCTCCATTTATAGTCTCTGAGTTTTTTTCTAGTTCATACCGCTTTACACTGGATTAATTAACATTACTAACGTGTATACTGAATAATACAGCGTGAGTTCTTTCTGAACTTCTTTACCCGCAAGTCCTATTAAGCACGCTTAGGCCAACTTTCTTTATGCCTTTCTCAGGCAGAGGGCATGCATTTTTGTTAATGACCTTGGTCCCTAAGTTAATTCCATTTGTCAGTTGCGTTTCATTTTTGTTTCTAAAATTTACGTTTTCATTTTTCTTTTCAAGGGCCTCTACTATGAAAAAAAAATCACTACCACGAAACCACGGCTTTACGCTAATCGAATTACTAGTCGTGATTGCTATCATCGCGATCCTGATTGCGCTTCTGCTACCGGCGGTGCAGCAAGCCCGCGAGGCAGCACGGCGATCATCCTGCAAGAATAATTTCAAGCAGGTGGCATTAGCTTTACACAATTACCATGGCACACACAGCGTGTTTCCCTACGGCGTAATGGAATCGGGCACCTTTCATTTGCGTGATACCTGGATGCAGCAGATTCTGCCCTTTATCGAACAGGCTCCCATGTACAATAAATACATGAGCTGGCAGGGACAGTGGGTGATGGATACCCCTGTCGAAATTAAAGACCAGCCGATTGCTGTTTTAATGTGCCCTTCGGAAGCATCTCATCCCGCCTTTGGTGGTGGTGGCGGCACGCGTTCTGGCGGACGTGGATTTCAAGGAAGCTATGTCGTTTGTGCTGGTGATAAGCCAATCACCTATGGCACCGATTCCGGAGGAATATTTTATTCACTCTCCCGGCACAAAATGCGTGATATCGTTGATGGCACAACCAACACCCTCTTCATCAGTGAAACATTGATTCGCGGAAACAGCGGTGGTGGATGGGGTGCAGCGGGAGGTTACTGGGGTGGTGGTAAAGGAGGCGGATTCGGTTTTACGACACTTGAGCCGCCCAATACATCGCTTCCCGATGAAGTCTATTCCTGCAAGAGTGAGATATTCCCAAACTCTCCCTGCTCAAGTCAGAGCAACTACAACACTCCCCTCAACTTCGCCAGAAGCTATCACACTGGAGGCGTTCATGTGGCACTGGCTGATGCTTCGACACGATTTGTCAGTTCAAACATTGACCGTACCCTGTTCCAGAACCTGGGTACCCGACGCGGTAATGAAGTCATCGGCGAGTGGTAATCGCTCCTGCTGACCGTTCAATAACATCCTGAATGAAACTCAAGCCCATGACTGTCATGGGCTTGAGTTGACAGAACCCCGATTGTCGCCTCCTGTGCTCATTTCACTCACTCAATAAATCAAACGTTGAAAGAAGACTTCGATGAAACTGATCCTAAATCAATTGCTCTCTTATGTCGCTCTATGCTTCCTTACCTTGACATTGGCAGGTTGTGGAGGAAACGCCGATGGGCCCAAGCTGGTCACGGTCTCCGGAAACATCACTCTCAACGGCGAGCCACTTCCTGAAGGGGATGTCATCTTCCGCGCTGCAGACGGGAAGGGACACGCCTATGCCGGTAAAATTAAAGACGGTTCCTACTCTATTGAAACAGAAGTCGGAACAAAGAAAGTCGAAATCAAATCCATGAAGGAAGTCCCGGGAAAGACGACTGAAGACAATCCGGGGGAAGTGGTCAATGCTCGAGAGCAGGTCGTACCCGCGAAATACAATTCAGAATCCACGCTGGAATTCACAGTAACAGAAGCAGGATCAGATAGTGCTGATTTTGCATTAGAGGGAGATCCTCCAAAGCCCAAATCATGACGCGTGTGCTGTAGGTCGAGCATACTCATTGCTCCCCAATATAAGCCAACAAGAAATTCCGCTTCTACCCTGTATTGACAAGAATGGATTGTCTATACTCTGACCATGAAGATTCGACCGGCGTTCATGTCTTCCCAAAGCATGAACGTCGCGGGTCAGCGCAATTTCGTGCTGATGAAAACGGATTCCTTTCTAAATCATTTCTTCTACGTCTAACAGAGTAACTATAGGCATCACATGAGCGATAAAGTCCGCTGGGGCATTCTGAGCACAGCCAAGATTGGAACACTGCAGGTGATTCCTGCGATGCAAAAAGGGCGATTCTGCGAAGTCACTGCGATGGCATCGCGCAATCAGGAGCGGGCACACCAGGTCGCTACGGAACTAGGGATTCCCCATGCCTATGGTTCTTATGAAGAATTACTGGCAGATCCCAATATCGATGCCATTTATAACCCCTTGCCCAACCACATGCACGTACCCTGGTCGATCAAAGCCATCGAAGCAGGCAAACATGTACTCTGTGAAAAACCAATCGGATTATCTGCAGTGGAAGGACAACAATTACTTGATTGTGCTGCCGCACATCCGGAACTGAAAGTGATGGAGGCCTTCATGTACCGCCATCATCCCCAATGGCAACGGGCTAAAAATCTGGTGCAGGAAGGAAAAATTGGAACGCTGCGTACCATCCAATCCTTTTTCTCTTACTTTAACGACGACCCTCAAAACATCCGCAATCAAAGCGACATCGGTGGCGGCGGCTTAATGGATATTGGCTGTTATCCAATCTCACTATCGCGGTTTATTTTCGATGGTGAGCCCCAACGCG
This window of the Gimesia fumaroli genome carries:
- a CDS encoding cytochrome c3 family protein, with the translated sequence MDRFQFPKWTNAIVPVLGALGGIGVLYVLGMVAYGASPETTDVGYQPEQPLPFSHALHAGKLKLDCRYCHNTVEVAGHAAIPPTSTCLNCHSGADANGVVNTVAVHSTSAKLAPIRESQATGKSMQWRRVHDLPDYVYFNHSAHVRRGVSCVSCHGRVDKMEKVTQVKPLSMSWCLECHRNPEPSLRPPEFVTKLDWEAEGDPHEVGKKVREELNLNPSTNCSTCHR
- a CDS encoding DUF1559 family PulG-like putative transporter, with the translated sequence MKKKSLPRNHGFTLIELLVVIAIIAILIALLLPAVQQAREAARRSSCKNNFKQVALALHNYHGTHSVFPYGVMESGTFHLRDTWMQQILPFIEQAPMYNKYMSWQGQWVMDTPVEIKDQPIAVLMCPSEASHPAFGGGGGTRSGGRGFQGSYVVCAGDKPITYGTDSGGIFYSLSRHKMRDIVDGTTNTLFISETLIRGNSGGGWGAAGGYWGGGKGGGFGFTTLEPPNTSLPDEVYSCKSEIFPNSPCSSQSNYNTPLNFARSYHTGGVHVALADASTRFVSSNIDRTLFQNLGTRRGNEVIGEW
- a CDS encoding Gfo/Idh/MocA family protein, yielding MSDKVRWGILSTAKIGTLQVIPAMQKGRFCEVTAMASRNQERAHQVATELGIPHAYGSYEELLADPNIDAIYNPLPNHMHVPWSIKAIEAGKHVLCEKPIGLSAVEGQQLLDCAAAHPELKVMEAFMYRHHPQWQRAKNLVQEGKIGTLRTIQSFFSYFNDDPQNIRNQSDIGGGGLMDIGCYPISLSRFIFDGEPQRVSGIAEYDSKLGTDQLASATLDFENGTSTFTCSTQLNPYQRVQIHGTTGRIEIEIPFNAPIDCPCKIWLQTGDEIEEIELELCNQYTIQGDLMSQAILNDSPVPTPLSDAIRNMRVIEAIFESHRSGNWIAP